In Arthrobacter sp. B3I9, the following are encoded in one genomic region:
- a CDS encoding BMP family protein, with the protein MKNSLRATLKRGSVAGVATAGAAALLLTGCGAAPEAGSSATQTASNYTGCIVSDSGGFDDQSFNQSSYEGLKKTEKDLGIKVNQVESKTNNDFEPNLRAMVTAGCNLTITVGFLLGDATKAQAAANPDKHFAIIDYGYDTPITNVKPIIYDTAQAAFLAGYLAAGTTKTGTVATFGGIKIPTVTIFMDGYADGVKYYNEKKGKDVKVLGWDKAKQDGSFTGDFEKQDKGKQFTQNFLDQGADIVMPVAGPVGKGAGAALKEAKAAGKDVKLVWVDSDGYLTAPDYKDIMLSSVMKQMGEAVETVVKEDKDGKFTSAPYIGTLANDGVQLAPFHDLDSAVPAELKTELDQIKKDIADGKLKVESAASPKA; encoded by the coding sequence TTGAAGAACTCTTTGCGTGCCACCCTCAAGCGCGGTTCCGTTGCCGGCGTCGCCACCGCGGGCGCGGCTGCCCTCCTGCTGACCGGTTGCGGGGCAGCCCCCGAAGCCGGCAGCAGCGCAACCCAGACGGCCAGCAACTACACCGGCTGCATCGTCTCCGACTCGGGCGGCTTCGACGACCAGTCCTTCAACCAGTCCTCCTATGAAGGCCTGAAGAAGACCGAGAAGGACCTGGGCATCAAGGTCAACCAGGTCGAGTCCAAGACCAACAACGACTTCGAGCCGAACCTGCGGGCCATGGTCACGGCCGGCTGCAACCTGACCATCACGGTCGGCTTCCTGCTCGGCGACGCCACGAAGGCCCAGGCCGCGGCAAACCCGGACAAGCACTTCGCCATCATCGACTACGGCTACGACACCCCGATCACCAATGTCAAGCCGATCATCTACGACACCGCCCAGGCGGCCTTCCTGGCCGGTTACCTCGCGGCCGGCACCACCAAGACCGGCACGGTGGCCACCTTCGGCGGCATCAAGATCCCCACCGTCACCATCTTCATGGACGGCTACGCCGACGGCGTGAAGTACTACAACGAGAAGAAGGGCAAGGACGTCAAGGTTCTTGGCTGGGACAAGGCCAAGCAGGACGGCTCCTTCACCGGCGACTTCGAAAAGCAGGACAAGGGCAAGCAGTTCACCCAGAACTTCCTGGACCAGGGCGCGGACATCGTGATGCCGGTCGCCGGTCCGGTCGGCAAGGGTGCCGGCGCTGCCCTGAAGGAAGCCAAGGCCGCAGGCAAGGACGTCAAGCTCGTCTGGGTCGACTCCGACGGCTACCTCACGGCACCTGACTACAAGGACATCATGCTCTCCTCGGTCATGAAGCAGATGGGTGAAGCTGTCGAGACCGTCGTGAAGGAAGACAAGGACGGCAAGTTCACTAGCGCGCCGTACATCGGCACCCTCGCGAACGACGGCGTGCAGCTGGCTCCGTTCCACGATCTCGACTCCGCGGTCCCCGCCGAACTGAAGACCGAGCTGGACCAGATCAAGAAGGACATCGCCGACGGCAAGCTGAAGGTCGAATCGGCAGCCAGCCCCAAG
- a CDS encoding organic hydroperoxide resistance protein → MKTLYTAEALASGEGRDGNARTQDGKLNVTLASPVELGGTGEGTNPEQLFAAGYAACFHSALRLVGRKERADLTDSAVAAKIHFGALPDGAGYGLAAELEIALPGVERETAEALVAKAHQICPYSNATRGNMTVDIKILEVAA, encoded by the coding sequence TTGAAGACCCTCTACACCGCAGAAGCGCTCGCCTCGGGCGAAGGCCGCGACGGCAACGCCCGCACCCAGGACGGCAAGCTCAACGTGACACTGGCCAGCCCGGTGGAACTGGGCGGCACCGGCGAGGGGACCAATCCCGAGCAGCTGTTCGCAGCCGGTTATGCGGCGTGCTTCCACTCCGCCCTGCGCCTGGTGGGGCGGAAGGAACGGGCAGACCTGACCGATTCCGCCGTCGCCGCCAAGATCCACTTTGGCGCCCTTCCCGACGGCGCCGGCTACGGGCTGGCTGCCGAACTGGAGATAGCGCTGCCCGGGGTGGAACGGGAAACCGCCGAGGCTCTCGTGGCGAAGGCGCACCAGATCTGCCCGTACTCCAACGCCACGCGCGGCAACATGACTGTCGACATCAAGATCCTGGAGGTCGCCGCATGA
- a CDS encoding MarR family winged helix-turn-helix transcriptional regulator, with the protein MTTTESTPAPGAEALRLNRQVCFAMYSASRAATASYRPMLEELGLTYPQYLVMLVLWEDQPRGVRELGEELGLDSGTLSPLLKRLEALGLVRRHRSAEDERRVEIFLTDAGAALSAKAAGIPQQLADAAGLSPTELDQLRETLGRLAAALQASR; encoded by the coding sequence ATGACCACAACAGAAAGTACGCCGGCGCCCGGTGCGGAAGCGCTGCGCCTCAACCGCCAGGTGTGCTTCGCGATGTACTCTGCCTCCCGCGCCGCCACGGCCTCCTACCGGCCCATGCTCGAGGAGCTCGGCCTGACCTACCCGCAATACCTCGTGATGCTGGTGCTCTGGGAAGACCAGCCGCGAGGCGTCCGGGAACTGGGGGAGGAGCTGGGGCTCGATTCAGGCACCCTCTCGCCCCTGCTGAAGCGGCTTGAAGCGCTCGGCCTCGTCCGGCGCCATAGGTCCGCCGAGGATGAGCGCCGCGTGGAGATCTTCCTGACCGACGCCGGCGCGGCACTGAGCGCCAAAGCCGCGGGCATCCCGCAACAGCTCGCGGACGCCGCCGGGCTCTCCCCAACGGAGCTGGACCAGCTCCGCGAGACCCTGGGCCGGCTGGCCGCCGCGCTCCAGGCCTCCCGCTGA
- a CDS encoding amidohydrolase, with translation MRNYTTEAEPTTLVSPWLEPLLPEMIAFRRDLHAHPELSFKEFRTTDKLAKRLEAAGLKPRRLDGTGLTVDVGDGPVATALRGDIDALPIIEETGLEFASKNHGVTHACGHDVHTTTMLGVALVLQQMHEESPLGGTVRIIFQPAEETMPGGAHSCIEQGVLEGVPRILALHCDPRIDVGKIGTRIGAITSASDTIKIELTGRGGHTSRPHLTEDLVFALAQIAVNVPAVLSRRVDVRSGVSVVWGHISAGSAPNAIPGSGYMAGTMRCLDRDAWHSAGKILDEVVQEIAAPYGVDVHLEHTRGVPPVVNSEHETALLEASARAEIGEHAVVLTPQSMGGEDFAWFLAETPGAMMRLGTRTPGGEEYDLHRGDYIVDERALGLGIRVLTAAALRTIRDL, from the coding sequence GTGCGCAATTACACTACTGAAGCCGAACCCACCACGCTCGTGAGCCCGTGGCTGGAGCCCCTCCTGCCGGAGATGATCGCTTTCCGCCGTGACCTGCATGCGCACCCTGAGCTGTCCTTCAAGGAATTCCGCACCACCGACAAGCTCGCGAAGCGGCTCGAAGCCGCCGGGCTCAAGCCCCGCCGCCTCGACGGCACCGGCCTGACGGTGGACGTCGGGGACGGGCCTGTGGCCACGGCCCTGCGCGGCGACATCGACGCCCTCCCCATCATCGAGGAGACCGGCCTTGAGTTCGCCTCCAAAAACCACGGCGTGACGCACGCCTGCGGGCATGACGTGCACACCACCACCATGCTCGGCGTTGCCCTTGTCCTGCAGCAGATGCATGAGGAATCCCCGCTGGGAGGCACGGTCCGGATCATCTTCCAGCCCGCAGAAGAGACCATGCCCGGCGGAGCGCACTCCTGCATCGAGCAGGGGGTGCTGGAGGGCGTTCCCCGTATCCTGGCCCTGCACTGCGACCCGCGGATCGATGTCGGGAAGATCGGCACCCGCATCGGCGCCATCACCTCGGCCTCGGACACCATCAAGATCGAACTGACCGGGCGCGGCGGCCACACCTCCCGCCCGCACCTGACCGAGGACCTCGTCTTCGCACTGGCCCAGATCGCGGTGAACGTCCCCGCGGTGCTGTCCCGCCGGGTGGACGTCCGCAGCGGCGTATCGGTGGTCTGGGGGCACATTTCAGCCGGTTCCGCTCCGAATGCGATCCCGGGCAGCGGCTACATGGCAGGCACAATGCGCTGCCTGGACCGCGACGCGTGGCACAGCGCCGGAAAAATCCTCGACGAGGTGGTGCAGGAGATCGCGGCGCCCTACGGCGTCGACGTCCACCTCGAACACACCCGGGGGGTGCCGCCCGTGGTCAACTCGGAGCACGAGACCGCCCTCCTCGAGGCCTCAGCACGCGCTGAAATCGGAGAGCACGCAGTGGTCCTGACGCCCCAGTCGATGGGCGGCGAGGACTTTGCCTGGTTCCTTGCGGAAACACCCGGCGCCATGATGCGGCTGGGCACCAGGACCCCCGGCGGCGAGGAATACGACCTGCACCGCGGTGACTACATCGTCGACGAGCGTGCGCTCGGCCTCGGCATCCGGGTCCTCACCGCCGCGGCGCTGCGCACCATCCGCGACCTCTAG
- a CDS encoding mannose-1-phosphate guanylyltransferase, which produces MTNDKATSQDPSQEPSQEPAEDAALGRFVAVIPAGGVGTRLWPLSRAAAPKFLHDLTGSGSTLLRATYDRLQPLAGKRVLVVTGTAHRAAVCRQLPEVQDGDLVLESEPKDSGAAIGLAAAILHERDPDTIMGSFAADQVISPDHLFQAAVREAIHTAAAGKIVTIGIKPTHPSTGFGYIRAGEPLGVPEAPSAQAVVEFVEKPSEEVAQEYVDSGNYVWNAGMFVAPVSLMLKHLEANQPELFAGLQEIAKSWDTPQRDEVTARVWPTLPKIAIDYAVAEPAAAAGDVAVVPGAFRWDDVGDFASVGRLNSAKEVKDVTVLGEGARVFTENASGVVVSDTKRVIALIGIKDVVIVDTPDALLVTTKEHSQRVKQAVDALKASGDTDVL; this is translated from the coding sequence ATGACTAACGACAAAGCGACAAGCCAGGACCCGTCCCAGGAGCCGTCCCAGGAGCCAGCGGAGGATGCCGCGCTGGGCCGTTTCGTTGCGGTGATTCCGGCCGGTGGCGTGGGGACCCGACTCTGGCCCTTGTCACGGGCGGCTGCCCCCAAATTCCTGCACGACCTCACGGGGTCGGGCAGCACCTTGCTGCGCGCCACCTACGACCGGCTCCAGCCGCTTGCAGGCAAGCGCGTGCTTGTCGTCACCGGAACGGCCCACCGTGCCGCCGTCTGCCGCCAGCTTCCGGAAGTACAGGACGGTGACCTTGTCCTGGAGAGCGAGCCCAAGGACTCCGGCGCTGCGATCGGCCTGGCCGCGGCCATCCTGCACGAGCGCGACCCGGACACCATCATGGGGTCCTTCGCCGCGGACCAGGTGATCAGCCCGGACCACCTGTTCCAGGCAGCCGTCCGGGAGGCCATCCACACCGCCGCGGCCGGCAAGATCGTCACGATCGGCATCAAGCCCACGCATCCTTCCACCGGGTTCGGCTACATCCGTGCCGGCGAACCCCTCGGGGTCCCGGAGGCCCCCAGCGCCCAGGCCGTCGTCGAGTTCGTCGAGAAGCCCAGCGAAGAAGTCGCCCAGGAGTACGTGGACAGCGGCAACTACGTGTGGAACGCCGGCATGTTCGTCGCCCCCGTGTCGCTGATGCTCAAGCACCTCGAAGCGAACCAGCCCGAACTCTTCGCCGGGCTTCAGGAGATCGCAAAGTCCTGGGACACCCCGCAGCGGGACGAGGTCACGGCCCGGGTCTGGCCCACCCTGCCCAAGATCGCCATTGACTACGCCGTCGCCGAACCGGCCGCGGCCGCCGGGGACGTCGCCGTCGTGCCCGGAGCCTTCCGCTGGGACGACGTCGGGGACTTCGCGTCCGTGGGACGGCTCAACAGCGCCAAGGAAGTCAAGGACGTCACCGTACTCGGAGAGGGCGCCCGCGTCTTCACCGAGAACGCCAGCGGCGTGGTTGTTTCCGACACCAAGCGGGTGATCGCGCTGATCGGGATCAAGGACGTCGTGATCGTGGACACCCCGGACGCCCTCCTGGTCACCACCAAGGAGCACTCCCAGCGGGTCAAGCAGGCCGTCGACGCCCTCAAAGCGAGCGGCGACACCGACGTCCTCTAG
- the sdhC gene encoding succinate dehydrogenase, cytochrome b556 subunit gives MPTKPAGTLYRGREGMWSWVGHRITGVVIFFFLLVHVLDTSLVRVSPEAYTAVIGAYKNPLMALGETGLVAAIVFHAFNGLRIIAIDFWKKGAKYQRQMLWTVLILWVVVMVGFSIRHLSLALGGH, from the coding sequence GTGCCGACAAAACCAGCTGGCACCTTGTACCGCGGCCGTGAAGGCATGTGGTCCTGGGTTGGACATCGCATTACCGGTGTAGTGATCTTTTTCTTCTTGTTGGTCCATGTGCTGGACACCTCATTGGTGCGTGTGTCCCCCGAGGCCTACACCGCCGTGATCGGTGCCTACAAGAACCCCCTGATGGCCCTGGGTGAAACGGGCCTTGTCGCAGCGATCGTGTTCCACGCCTTCAACGGCCTGCGGATCATCGCCATCGACTTCTGGAAGAAGGGCGCGAAGTACCAGCGCCAGATGCTGTGGACGGTGCTCATTCTCTGGGTTGTCGTCATGGTGGGCTTCTCCATCCGCCACCTTTCCCTCGCCCTTGGAGGTCACTAG
- a CDS encoding succinate dehydrogenase hydrophobic membrane anchor subunit, translating to MDATEIQSPRAAKVGAGRVAPEYNRSGGSKGNFEMLAWLFMRLSGVVLVVLIFGHLAVNLLVGEGIHAIDFGFVAGKWADPFWQVWDLAMLWLAMLHGTNGVRTIINDYAEKDATRRWLKTVLYAATTVIVILGTLVIFTFDPCPVVNGVQLPGGFCPAP from the coding sequence ATGGATGCAACTGAGATTCAGAGCCCGCGCGCGGCGAAGGTCGGCGCAGGCCGCGTTGCCCCGGAGTACAACCGCAGCGGTGGCTCGAAGGGCAACTTCGAAATGCTCGCGTGGCTCTTCATGCGGCTTTCGGGCGTCGTCCTCGTCGTCCTGATCTTCGGCCACCTGGCCGTCAACCTGCTGGTAGGCGAGGGCATCCACGCCATCGACTTCGGCTTCGTCGCCGGCAAGTGGGCCGACCCCTTCTGGCAGGTCTGGGACCTGGCCATGCTGTGGCTGGCCATGCTGCACGGCACCAACGGTGTGCGCACCATCATCAACGACTACGCCGAAAAGGACGCCACGCGGCGCTGGCTGAAGACCGTGCTGTACGCGGCCACCACCGTCATCGTCATCCTGGGCACCCTGGTCATCTTCACGTTCGACCCGTGCCCCGTGGTCAACGGCGTGCAGCTGCCGGGCGGATTCTGCCCGGCGCCGTAG